One Brassica napus cultivar Da-Ae chromosome A5, Da-Ae, whole genome shotgun sequence DNA window includes the following coding sequences:
- the LOC106454659 gene encoding dirigent protein 9 produces the protein MTKAHHITILLFLISANFLAFINSARLLDEIQPQSQLVPAGQIPTVAPTEAEEEPAPATTLPSGPAGAEHEPLLEFFMHDVLGGSHPSARVVTGIVAQTEVNGIPFSKASNSIFPVDNGVPLVNSNNINSVINPNTAPLLTGLGGAQTSTVIQNTNGNSNDALSTNSLPFVTAGNLPPGAALQHLMFGTITVVDDELTESHELGSAVIGKAQGFYLASSLDGTSQTLSLTVLLDREHDHHDTLDDAISFFGVHRTASHASQIAVIGGTGKFEHAKGYAIVETLHNQNNQHITDGQDTILHFSVYLNYYKA, from the coding sequence ATGACCAAAGCTCATCACATAACCATCCTTCTCTTCCTCATATCCGCCAACTTCCTCGCATTCATCAACTCAGCTAGACTTCTTGATGAGATCCAACCTCAGTCTCAGTTAGTCCCTGCTGGCCAAATCCCCACCGTTGCTCCAACCGAAGCTGAGGAAGAACCAGCACCAGCAACTACACTCCCATCTGGTCCAGCAGGAGCAGAACACGAGCCATTACTAGAGTTCTTTATGCACGACGTCCTAGGCGGGTCACACCCATCAGCTCGTGTGGTCACTGGAATAGTAGCACAAACCGAAGTGAACGGTATACCATTCTCAAAGGCCAGCAACAGCATCTTCCCTGTAGACAACGGAGTCCCACTTGTCAACTCAAACAACATCAACAGCGTCATTAACCCAAACACAGCCCCGCTTCTCACAGGCCTAGGCGGCGCTCAGACCAGCACTGTGATCCAAAACACCAACGGGAACTCCAACGACGCCCTCAGCACCAACAGTCTCCCCTTTGTAACCGCGGGAAACCTCCCACCAGGTGCTGCTCTCCAGCATCTCATGTTTGGAACCATAACCGTTGTGGACGATGAGCTAACCGAAAGCCACGAGCTAGGCTCAGCGGTTATAGGGAAAGCTCAGGGGTTTTACCTGGCCAGCTCCTTGGATGGGACGAGTCAGACTCTTTCTCTGACCGTGTTGCTAGACAGAGAGCATGACCATCATGACACTTTGGACGATGCTATTAGCTTCTTTGGTGTTCACAGGACAGCCTCTCATGCCTCTCAGATTGCTGTTATCGGCGGGACCGGGAAGTTTGAGCATGCTAAAGGGTATGCTATAGTGGAGACTCTGCATAACCAGAATAatcagcatatcactgatggtCAAGACACTATTCTACACTTCAGTGTTTACCTCAACTACTACAAAGCTTGA